The following proteins are co-located in the Brevibacillus laterosporus DSM 25 genome:
- the metK gene encoding methionine adenosyltransferase has protein sequence MELQKGRRLFTSESVTEGHPDKICDQVSDSILDAILSKDPNARVACETSVTTGLVLVAGEITTSTYVDIQKLVRDTIREIGYDRAKYGFDADTCGVITAIGEQSADIALGVDQALEAREGSMTDAEIEAIGAGDQGLMFGYACNETPELMPLPISMAHQLARRLTEVRKNGSLQYLRPDGKTQVTVEYDGDKPVRIDTIVISTQHAPEVELDQIKKDLMEQVIKPIVPANLLDDQTKYFINPTGRFVIGGPQGDAGLTGRKIIVDTYGGYARHGGGAFSGKDPTKVDRSGAYAARYVAKNIVAAGLAEHCEVQVAYAIGVAQPVSIAVNTFGTGKIAESDLVALVRKHFDLRPAGIIKQLDLRRPIYKQTAAYGHFGRNDLNVPWERTDKAEDLKKDAANL, from the coding sequence ATGGAATTGCAAAAAGGGCGTCGCTTGTTTACATCTGAGTCCGTTACTGAAGGACATCCAGATAAGATTTGTGACCAAGTCTCTGATTCTATTCTTGATGCGATCTTATCGAAAGATCCAAATGCTCGTGTAGCATGCGAGACATCTGTTACCACTGGTTTAGTACTTGTGGCAGGTGAAATCACAACTTCTACGTATGTAGATATCCAAAAGCTAGTAAGAGATACGATTCGTGAAATTGGTTACGATCGTGCAAAATATGGTTTTGATGCAGATACATGCGGTGTCATTACTGCAATCGGCGAGCAATCAGCAGATATCGCACTAGGTGTTGATCAGGCGTTGGAAGCTCGTGAAGGTAGTATGACTGATGCAGAAATCGAAGCGATCGGTGCAGGTGACCAAGGTCTAATGTTTGGTTATGCTTGCAACGAAACTCCAGAATTGATGCCTCTACCAATCAGTATGGCTCACCAATTGGCTCGTCGTCTGACAGAAGTGCGCAAAAATGGTTCGCTTCAATACCTTCGTCCAGATGGTAAAACTCAAGTAACAGTTGAATACGATGGCGATAAGCCAGTTCGCATCGACACAATTGTTATTTCTACTCAACATGCTCCAGAAGTAGAACTAGATCAGATTAAAAAGGATCTAATGGAGCAAGTAATTAAACCGATCGTTCCTGCAAATCTGTTAGACGATCAAACGAAATACTTTATTAACCCAACTGGTCGTTTCGTAATCGGTGGTCCTCAAGGGGATGCTGGTTTAACTGGCCGTAAAATCATCGTAGATACGTATGGCGGTTACGCTCGTCATGGCGGTGGTGCATTCTCCGGTAAAGATCCTACAAAAGTAGACCGTTCTGGTGCTTATGCAGCTCGCTATGTAGCGAAAAACATTGTAGCAGCAGGTCTTGCTGAACATTGTGAAGTACAGGTAGCTTATGCAATCGGGGTAGCTCAACCGGTATCTATCGCTGTAAATACATTTGGAACAGGAAAAATTGCGGAATCTGATTTGGTAGCATTGGTTCGTAAACACTTTGATCTACGTCCAGCAGGTATCATTAAGCAATTAGACCTACGTCGTCCGATCTATAAACAAACCGCAGCATATGGTCATTTTGGTCGTAATGATCTTAATGTACCATGGGAGCGTACAGATAAAGCAGAAGATCTGAAAAAAGACGCTGCTAACCTGTAA
- a CDS encoding S8 family peptidase, with protein sequence MLYSQLTKRMIIPAVMAVITFTIGEAPARASTSPNDPYFSKQLHLPQIKAVEAWGIVNSNTTIKIAVLDSGVDSSHPDLKDNLLPTINLVQGESASDLNGHGTNVIGVLGAKGNNALGVTGVLWNAKILPIKVLDKKGFSSSDRLAAGIKRAVTEGAKVVLMSASTLYYSKALEDAIDFAEGRGVVVVAASGNEGSRVNYPAAFPTVIAVGAVTNSNAIHSRSNFGPEINLVAPGVNVYTTARGGGYDSMKGTSAAAPQVAGAAALILARNPKMKPLEVRQLLYHSATKLHGARWDKRTGYGLLNVQKAVMSRLPDDINEPNNTQSTAAAFPMESQIRGSLSDKDKSDWFYTDIPYEGTLELKADVSVDTPAPLAASVYQDGKPQDTYYFGNKTTATIAVKPGKVHIHFQRSAISGTVHYTITNRFSIAPDRYEPNNSIDQVRPLPPGNNIEIKGNFHTAQDVDWYSYFVRDPGKLYLRVDTDTLRLDPQIRVRKERDKTSGGIFLDSSSATDPLESLEMNVTPGRYLFQIQNSYPAAVSGEYFFQLNYMPERKDPNEPNDTYRLATKLGDNSLITGTISSEADNDWFTFSIPKETYVTIRAPYVPPQVKIMMSIYDSRDMKYAIRAEKVSGQDNSIVFERKLAAGTYYLKLTSTTPFRYDAYRFTLTRQEMYGGFRDIHGHWARNDIGRLTQRGVITVPNTYSFRPDANMTRAEFADMLLRSMKAKKIPVGRVGTNTYKDLNKKHWAYESLLQASQLGIMNGFNGKIEPDRSVNRAEMALMIARAKKLNVSKSSSISYRDVPNSHWAVAAIETLSRYGWLHGYQDGTFKPERPVKRGEMVTVLAKSFQL encoded by the coding sequence ATGCTATATTCACAGTTGACAAAAAGAATGATAATTCCAGCGGTTATGGCCGTAATTACTTTTACAATTGGTGAGGCACCTGCGCGGGCATCTACCAGTCCGAACGATCCTTATTTTTCAAAACAGCTTCATCTACCGCAGATTAAAGCGGTTGAGGCTTGGGGGATCGTCAACAGCAATACAACCATTAAGATTGCAGTACTTGATTCTGGGGTGGACTCTTCTCATCCAGATTTAAAGGACAATCTGTTACCTACTATTAATTTGGTACAAGGGGAAAGTGCATCGGATCTAAACGGGCATGGAACCAATGTGATCGGGGTATTAGGAGCTAAAGGAAACAATGCTCTAGGGGTAACAGGGGTATTGTGGAATGCTAAGATTCTGCCGATCAAAGTCTTGGATAAAAAAGGATTTTCGTCATCTGACCGTTTAGCAGCGGGAATAAAACGAGCGGTCACTGAGGGAGCTAAAGTTGTTCTTATGTCAGCCAGCACACTGTATTATTCGAAAGCGCTGGAAGATGCAATAGATTTTGCGGAGGGCCGAGGAGTTGTTGTTGTAGCGGCTTCTGGAAATGAAGGTAGTCGTGTTAACTATCCTGCTGCTTTTCCGACGGTAATCGCAGTTGGCGCTGTTACTAACTCTAATGCCATCCATAGTCGTTCTAATTTTGGACCAGAAATTAATCTGGTGGCTCCAGGTGTGAATGTGTACACGACAGCAAGAGGTGGCGGGTATGATTCTATGAAGGGTACCTCTGCAGCAGCTCCTCAGGTAGCCGGTGCAGCGGCGCTAATTCTTGCGAGAAACCCAAAGATGAAACCGTTAGAAGTACGACAGCTTTTGTACCACTCAGCAACCAAATTACATGGAGCTAGATGGGATAAACGAACAGGTTATGGGCTTTTAAATGTTCAGAAGGCAGTAATGAGTAGACTACCTGATGATATAAATGAACCCAACAATACACAGAGTACAGCGGCCGCATTCCCAATGGAAAGCCAAATCCGCGGTTCTCTGAGCGATAAAGATAAGAGCGATTGGTTTTACACCGATATTCCATATGAGGGAACCTTAGAATTAAAAGCAGACGTATCGGTGGATACCCCTGCTCCATTGGCCGCTAGCGTTTATCAGGATGGAAAGCCTCAAGATACGTACTATTTTGGAAATAAGACAACTGCAACAATTGCGGTTAAGCCAGGGAAGGTTCACATTCATTTCCAACGATCTGCGATATCTGGCACGGTTCACTACACGATTACGAACCGTTTTTCCATTGCGCCTGATCGATATGAGCCAAATAATAGTATTGATCAAGTCCGACCCTTGCCTCCTGGTAATAATATTGAGATCAAGGGAAATTTTCATACAGCACAGGATGTTGATTGGTATTCCTATTTTGTACGTGATCCAGGTAAGCTTTATCTGCGCGTGGATACAGATACACTACGATTAGACCCACAAATTAGGGTACGTAAAGAACGTGATAAGACATCTGGCGGAATATTTCTTGATAGTAGCTCAGCAACCGATCCGTTAGAAAGCTTAGAGATGAATGTTACACCAGGTCGCTATTTGTTCCAAATTCAGAACAGCTATCCTGCTGCTGTGAGCGGGGAGTACTTTTTTCAGCTAAATTATATGCCGGAACGAAAAGACCCAAACGAACCAAACGACACGTATCGTTTAGCTACAAAACTAGGGGATAACAGTTTGATTACGGGAACAATTTCTTCGGAAGCAGATAACGATTGGTTTACATTTTCGATACCAAAAGAAACGTACGTTACTATTCGAGCACCTTATGTACCGCCACAGGTTAAGATCATGATGAGTATTTATGATAGTCGCGATATGAAATATGCGATTCGAGCGGAAAAGGTTTCTGGACAAGATAATAGCATCGTCTTTGAACGGAAATTAGCTGCAGGCACATACTATCTGAAGCTAACCAGCACCACACCATTTCGTTATGATGCATATCGATTTACGTTAACTCGTCAGGAAATGTATGGAGGTTTTCGAGACATACATGGGCATTGGGCTAGAAATGATATAGGGCGCTTAACTCAACGTGGGGTTATTACGGTACCTAATACGTATAGTTTCCGTCCAGATGCAAATATGACACGAGCTGAGTTTGCAGATATGCTTCTACGTTCGATGAAGGCCAAAAAGATACCTGTTGGTCGAGTGGGTACTAATACCTATAAGGATTTAAACAAAAAGCATTGGGCGTATGAGAGTCTATTACAGGCGTCACAATTGGGGATTATGAACGGCTTCAACGGAAAAATTGAACCGGATCGATCTGTTAATCGAGCAGAGATGGCTTTGATGATTGCGCGTGCTAAGAAACTAAACGTATCAAAATCGTCTAGTATTTCTTATCGGGATGTGCCTAATTCACATTGGGCGGTGGCTGCAATAGAGACCCTTTCACGCTATGGTTGGTTACATGGTTATCAGGATGGAACCTTTAAGCCGGAGCGTCCGGTAAAGCGAGGAGAAATGGTTACCGTTTTAGCTAAATCATTCCAATTGTAA
- a CDS encoding SLAP domain-containing protein, with translation MSWQLANWFGSKQGLEQAREDIHEFLQKEFYLGVSGIEQPEQSSNRIPSKELFLNLNSLGSKNLEEMDVELLQFIHDELPPVVRDEVGIFPFFTNVLNTGFLVMTFVRNATHQDIMLNKLPLALVTSDGKVVARKSFEMLTMGGLQDMSASPCEFLFTWDDFLFMPEDDTQLFMVYDKERLDQYKMEEKLVEKHNGLTDEEEESYIQKVKDLFPIRDGQVELTAIDLVQVQDGGLKVIVAFMNGLDKRVEFTEVPVYIRDEIGRDIARMHFGLHSLYIKPKTQRVWGFYIPASSLEGKELDLSKCKAYVPDARQDKDVKAQKLELHENNKGFIQ, from the coding sequence ATGAGTTGGCAATTAGCAAATTGGTTTGGTTCTAAACAGGGATTAGAGCAGGCCCGTGAGGATATTCATGAATTTCTACAAAAAGAATTTTACCTAGGTGTGTCTGGGATTGAGCAGCCTGAACAATCGTCTAACCGCATCCCTTCCAAGGAATTGTTTCTAAACTTGAATAGTTTAGGTTCCAAGAATTTGGAAGAGATGGACGTTGAGTTGTTGCAATTTATTCACGATGAGTTGCCACCGGTTGTCCGTGATGAGGTAGGGATTTTTCCGTTCTTTACTAATGTATTAAATACAGGTTTCTTAGTAATGACATTTGTTCGTAATGCTACACATCAGGATATTATGCTAAATAAATTACCACTGGCTTTGGTTACTTCTGATGGTAAAGTAGTAGCACGTAAATCCTTTGAGATGTTAACAATGGGTGGTTTACAAGATATGTCTGCAAGCCCATGCGAATTCCTTTTCACATGGGATGATTTCTTGTTCATGCCTGAAGATGATACGCAATTATTTATGGTCTATGATAAAGAAAGATTAGATCAATATAAGATGGAAGAAAAGCTAGTGGAGAAACACAATGGCTTAACGGATGAAGAAGAAGAGTCATATATACAAAAGGTAAAAGACCTTTTCCCGATCCGAGACGGTCAAGTAGAGTTGACAGCTATTGATTTAGTTCAGGTTCAGGATGGTGGCTTAAAAGTCATTGTAGCCTTTATGAATGGTTTGGATAAACGTGTAGAATTCACAGAGGTACCTGTATATATCCGTGATGAGATTGGAAGAGACATTGCACGTATGCATTTTGGTTTGCATAGTCTCTATATTAAGCCTAAAACTCAACGTGTATGGGGATTCTATATTCCAGCAAGTTCATTAGAAGGCAAAGAGCTAGACTTGTCTAAATGCAAAGCATATGTACCAGATGCAAGACAGGATAAAGATGTAAAAGCTCAGAAGCTAGAATTACATGAAAATAACAAGGGATTCATTCAGTAA
- a CDS encoding SLAP domain-containing protein — MFNFLKNWFTNDNEMRSPEDLKKDLSQTTHNRIEETKEKMLKSSDLDVSFNTAWNEMLDQEKKYTLRFLNDSLPDIPEGTLGLTGFSLIPREGFVTVALFIRNASSIPVEMGTLDLAIAVEGHLFAKGEFDLSPVGTIPPMSSRPWEITFPEDLVTNEKSMDVRQWKLIIGLPQREFVWPKNLEIDPAMEKRLTVTQKDRLENMIYNLPFLAPGTVSFTGFDIGLKEDGRLVVAMLIRSALEDTFQPKALRVVVRERNSEKVVAEGIVDGSKISLKSGSSKPWILAFPPKVVTMNKTLNKSNWELDVEVL; from the coding sequence ATGTTTAACTTTTTAAAGAATTGGTTTACTAACGATAATGAGATGCGGAGTCCTGAGGATCTGAAGAAAGACCTTTCTCAGACTACGCATAATCGGATTGAAGAAACGAAGGAAAAAATGTTAAAATCAAGCGATCTGGATGTTTCTTTTAATACAGCATGGAATGAAATGCTGGATCAAGAGAAAAAGTATACCTTGCGCTTCTTAAATGATAGCTTGCCGGATATCCCTGAGGGAACGTTAGGACTCACAGGATTTAGCTTGATTCCTCGTGAAGGTTTCGTTACAGTAGCTTTATTTATTCGTAATGCCTCATCAATACCGGTAGAAATGGGTACATTAGACCTAGCGATTGCTGTTGAAGGTCATTTATTTGCTAAAGGCGAATTTGACCTGAGTCCGGTTGGAACGATTCCACCAATGAGTAGTCGTCCTTGGGAAATTACTTTCCCAGAAGATCTAGTGACGAACGAAAAATCCATGGACGTTAGACAATGGAAACTGATTATTGGATTGCCACAACGTGAGTTCGTCTGGCCAAAAAATTTAGAGATTGATCCAGCTATGGAAAAGCGATTGACCGTAACTCAAAAGGATCGTTTGGAAAATATGATATATAATCTTCCTTTCTTGGCTCCGGGTACAGTTAGTTTCACTGGTTTTGATATTGGTTTAAAAGAGGATGGACGTTTAGTTGTGGCTATGCTAATCCGTAGCGCTTTGGAAGACACATTTCAACCAAAGGCTTTGCGTGTAGTAGTGCGCGAGCGAAACAGTGAGAAAGTAGTAGCTGAAGGAATTGTGGACGGAAGTAAGATCAGTCTGAAGAGTGGTTCTAGCAAACCTTGGATATTAGCGTTCCCTCCAAAAGTTGTTACTATGAATAAAACATTGAATAAATCCAATTGGGAATTGGATGTAGAAGTTCTATAG
- a CDS encoding accessory Sec system S-layer assembly protein has translation MFSFLKNILSGDEKDTATLPKSKEQSVLPVTNTDIQASDKNNGKAKKTTKQQKATGVAKHVTELSLHPLWERELDNMQKYSMSFMANQLEPLEEGNIAISGFNMVPHEDGIEIAAFVRNASDKPVLLGKMTLLIMFEGDQLFTRQEFDLSELGEIPAFHARPWNFVFTREHFITTNILLQNWSLSFELAQKKMVLPKNLELEESWVKSLTDDQKKYFIELAKRLPELKEGEVNVQSVQAKQNDEGMIRAILLIRNGSTQNLSFEQLPLALYDATGDKVAEGVFQLKDFVVNAQTSKPWMFIFPKESILKENVDLSQWKVQLAQN, from the coding sequence ATGTTTTCCTTTTTGAAAAATATATTGTCAGGTGATGAAAAAGACACTGCTACTTTGCCTAAAAGTAAGGAACAGTCGGTGTTGCCTGTTACAAACACGGATATACAAGCTTCGGATAAAAACAATGGGAAAGCCAAGAAGACCACTAAACAACAAAAAGCAACTGGCGTCGCTAAACACGTGACGGAGCTTTCCCTGCACCCGTTATGGGAACGTGAGCTAGATAATATGCAGAAATATTCTATGTCCTTCATGGCTAATCAATTAGAGCCTTTGGAAGAGGGCAATATTGCTATCTCCGGTTTTAATATGGTGCCGCATGAGGACGGAATTGAAATAGCGGCTTTTGTACGAAATGCAAGCGATAAGCCTGTTTTGTTGGGAAAAATGACTTTGCTTATCATGTTCGAAGGCGATCAACTATTTACTCGACAAGAATTTGATCTAAGTGAGCTTGGAGAAATTCCGGCGTTCCATGCTAGACCGTGGAATTTTGTGTTTACGAGAGAGCACTTTATCACGACAAATATTCTCTTGCAAAACTGGAGCCTTTCCTTTGAATTGGCTCAAAAGAAAATGGTCCTGCCGAAAAATTTGGAGCTGGAAGAGTCTTGGGTAAAGTCGTTAACTGACGATCAAAAGAAATACTTTATTGAACTGGCAAAAAGGCTTCCTGAGTTAAAAGAAGGTGAAGTAAATGTTCAGAGCGTTCAGGCGAAGCAAAACGATGAGGGCATGATTCGGGCAATTCTCTTAATTCGTAATGGATCGACGCAGAATCTCTCTTTTGAACAATTGCCACTGGCTCTCTATGATGCCACAGGTGATAAGGTAGCAGAGGGTGTATTCCAGTTAAAAGATTTTGTTGTAAATGCACAAACGAGCAAACCATGGATGTTTATTTTTCCAAAAGAGAGCATCCTAAAGGAAAACGTTGATTTATCTCAATGGAAAGTGCAGCTTGCTCAGAATTAA
- a CDS encoding NAD-dependent epimerase/dehydratase family protein has product MNKALVFGATGSIGTELVLELLRNGIHTVAFARSDKKLTKLQAEWELEAKELDYSPTLSLYTGDAYCLEDLLQAATGVDVIFHCVSVPYPEWKTGHPVLMHNVLTAAKHHGAKVVVIDNIYAYGRAKAPLVNEQHSKEPHTTKGKIRLQMEQLVWKAHESGTPCMLVHLPDFYGPHATNTFLHVTLESMAKGKPSIFIGDTTIKREYIYTPDAAQAIVQLAKRPNTYGTTWNIPGAGTISAQQIREIARLYNGRNNFILPIVRKLMTVLGWFQPFMREMVEMMYVTESTIQLDGSKYERELGRIVHTPYEQGIMECLKRLS; this is encoded by the coding sequence ATGAACAAAGCATTGGTATTCGGAGCTACAGGTAGTATTGGAACAGAATTAGTTTTAGAATTACTTCGCAATGGTATTCATACGGTAGCTTTTGCACGTTCTGATAAAAAGCTGACGAAATTACAAGCAGAATGGGAATTGGAAGCAAAAGAATTAGACTACTCTCCAACTCTGTCCTTATATACGGGAGATGCCTACTGCCTAGAAGATTTACTACAAGCTGCTACAGGTGTGGATGTGATTTTTCATTGTGTCAGTGTTCCTTATCCGGAATGGAAAACAGGTCATCCTGTTTTAATGCACAATGTCTTAACTGCCGCCAAGCATCATGGGGCGAAAGTAGTTGTGATCGACAACATCTATGCATATGGCAGGGCCAAAGCACCACTGGTAAATGAACAGCACTCTAAAGAACCACATACGACCAAGGGCAAGATTCGCTTACAGATGGAACAGCTTGTGTGGAAAGCACATGAGTCAGGTACTCCATGTATGCTCGTTCATTTACCTGACTTTTATGGTCCGCACGCTACTAATACCTTTTTACATGTTACGTTGGAGTCTATGGCGAAAGGGAAGCCCAGTATTTTTATTGGTGATACTACTATCAAGCGTGAATACATCTATACACCTGATGCAGCACAAGCGATTGTCCAATTGGCTAAACGCCCGAATACGTATGGAACGACTTGGAATATTCCAGGCGCTGGGACGATCTCAGCACAACAAATCAGGGAGATAGCGCGTCTATATAATGGAAGAAACAATTTCATCCTTCCTATCGTGCGCAAATTAATGACAGTGCTAGGCTGGTTCCAGCCCTTTATGCGAGAAATGGTGGAGATGATGTATGTTACAGAATCTACCATCCAACTGGATGGTAGTAAATATGAACGCGAGCTTGGGCGTATTGTACATACCCCATATGAACAAGGTATAATGGAATGCCTGAAACGATTGAGTTAA